TTCCCGTTTCCGGGCATGCAATCGAATATTCGTCCTCATCATGCGGCGCCAAGCCTGTGACGGGAATCTAGCATCTGCCCGAAAAAAAGAAACCACAAAAAACTCGCAAGAATGACTCGCTCAAACAAAAAAAGAACACCCCATCTGGGGCGTTCTCTAGCTATAGGATAACTTCAAGAAAAGAATAAGTCTACTCTTTTTTTCGATTTCTCGATATATTTTATCTGCTGCTTCCGCGGGCCAGCTAATAATGCATTGCATGATGCAAAGGAAAGGAAGCGTTTTGTTATGTCCAGCGACGCACGTCATGTACGACTGATCACGACCAGTCTCTTATTGGGGTTGATTTTGTCATCCATCGATCAGACCATTGTTTCCACTGCAATGCCCAGCGTTAGTAATGAATTGGGAGGGATTTCCCTATATAGCTGGGTGTTTGCCATCTACATGTTAGCTTCTACTACCTCCATGCCGATTTACGGAAAAACGGCTGATCTGTTTGGACGCAAGAAAATGTATTTGATCGGGTTGTTTTTCTTTCTGGCTGGTTCCGCCTTATGTGGTTTTGCTCAAACGATGACCGAGCTGATTGTGTACCGAGGCATTCAAGGGCTTGGCGCAGGAACGTTAATGCCCATTGCCTTTACGATCCTTGCAGATATCTATCCACCCGAAAAGATCGGAAAGTTTCAAGGGATGTTTAGCGCCGTATTCGCTGTATCGAGTGTCCTGGGTCCTGCCATTGGGGGAACGATCGTCGAGCAATGGCATTGGGGATGGATCTTTTTCATTAACCTTCCGATCGGCATTCCTGCTTTTTTCTTGCTGGCATTTTCGCTGAAAGAAAAGAAAGGGAACGAGAAACGATCCATCGACTGGATGGGAGCTGTTACACTTAGTGGCGCTGTCATCTCCCTCTTACTGGCTATGGTCCTGATAGGGAATGGGCAGGAAGGGGGAGTTCCGAGTGAATGGCAATCTCCGCGCACGATCGGAATGTTGAGTGCTAGCACCATCCTTCTCGCCCTGTTTTTATGGCTAGAAACGAAAGCAAAGGAGCCCATCATTCCGCTCCATTTGTTCAAGCTACCTGCCATTGCGTTTGGAAACATCTCTGGATTCTTTGTCAGCGCGGCGCTGTTCAGTGCAATTGCGTATATTCCTTTGTTCGTTCAGGGCGGGATCGGGCTAAGTCCTTCTCAAGCCGGCTATCTGTTATCCCCGCTGATGCTCGCAACGGTCGTCACCTCGAGCATCGGTGGACGCTTGATAAGCAAAGTATCTTATCGAACGATTCTCCTGCCGAGTCTGGCTGTGATGGCCAGCGGATTCTTTCTTTTGCAGCTGATCGATATGGATACTCCCACCTCTGTCATTGTTCTGGATTTGATTGTCATCGGCTTGGGGATGGGCGCCGTCTACCCTACGCTTGGTACTGCCGCGGTGAGATCAGTCGATCCTGTTAATCGGGGAGTTGCATCTTCTTCTTCGCAATTTTTCCGTTCGATTGGCGGGACGATCGGGGTCAGTGTACTGGGCAGTCTGCTTAGCCATTCCTTTCAAACCGTGTTTTTTGCAGGCTTTGTCTTCGTTTGTGTCGGCTTACTGGCGACCGTCTTTTTGGGAAAGGCTCGTTTGATTCCCAAGGCAACATCGGATCGAGACTCTTCTATGAAATAGAAAAAAGGACGTGCTTTTCTTTACAGGAACCCAGCGCCCAGCTCCCACATATGCTAAACCAGAAAAATTCAGATAGTGAGGATGAAGTATGGCATGAGCATGTATCACCCCAATGGGTACCACCCTCAATCCGTATCTTCTCAACAAGGATATAGGCCCACACAATCTTTTGCGGAAATTCATGGCGGACCTTTGGCTCCCGATTTGCAGGGATATATCGTATTTACAGATGTCCCATACGGCACGGAAGTCTACGTCGAGGTCAGCGGTCTGCCGGAATACCAGCCAGCAAGCGGTGCTCAGCAGCCGGTCGGTCCATTCGGCTTTCACGTGCACGATAAAAGTGCATGCGTCGTAGGTGATCCCAATGATCCGTTTCAGTCAGCTGGCTCTCACTGGAATCCAACCCACCAACCTCATGGCAATCACGCAGGGGACTTT
This is a stretch of genomic DNA from Brevibacillus choshinensis. It encodes these proteins:
- a CDS encoding MDR family MFS transporter, which codes for MSSDARHVRLITTSLLLGLILSSIDQTIVSTAMPSVSNELGGISLYSWVFAIYMLASTTSMPIYGKTADLFGRKKMYLIGLFFFLAGSALCGFAQTMTELIVYRGIQGLGAGTLMPIAFTILADIYPPEKIGKFQGMFSAVFAVSSVLGPAIGGTIVEQWHWGWIFFINLPIGIPAFFLLAFSLKEKKGNEKRSIDWMGAVTLSGAVISLLLAMVLIGNGQEGGVPSEWQSPRTIGMLSASTILLALFLWLETKAKEPIIPLHLFKLPAIAFGNISGFFVSAALFSAIAYIPLFVQGGIGLSPSQAGYLLSPLMLATVVTSSIGGRLISKVSYRTILLPSLAVMASGFFLLQLIDMDTPTSVIVLDLIVIGLGMGAVYPTLGTAAVRSVDPVNRGVASSSSQFFRSIGGTIGVSVLGSLLSHSFQTVFFAGFVFVCVGLLATVFLGKARLIPKATSDRDSSMK
- a CDS encoding superoxide dismutase family protein, giving the protein MYHPNGYHPQSVSSQQGYRPTQSFAEIHGGPLAPDLQGYIVFTDVPYGTEVYVEVSGLPEYQPASGAQQPVGPFGFHVHDKSACVVGDPNDPFQSAGSHWNPTHQPHGNHAGDFPVLFSNDGYARMNFFTNKFQAADVVGKTIIIHQNPDDFRTQPSGNSGKRLACGVIQAG